The DNA window GAACCTTTATGTAGGATTTCTTACAACTATCTAACAGTTTAGTACTTTTAGTTTTCATGAGCAtaattatatatgcaaatatttttgcatctatcttttaaatatgtatcattCATTTCTGTCTTGTTGTACTGTATTGACAAAAACTGCCAATGCACAATGAAATAATGGGTATGGAGAATATTTTGGCCATCTTGTTTTAATAAGAACATATCTAGTATTTCCCCTTTTGGTATATGcatgtttttacttgtttttgtttttttaacttaaactcaagttagttaatatacagtgtagtcttggcttcaggagtagaacccagtgattcatctcttacatatgacacccagtgttcatcccaaaaagtgctctccttaatgttcatcacccatttaacccatcccctcaccctgccctcctccaggaaccctcaatttgttctctgcatttaagagtatcttatggtttgcatttgtatttaaataaatatagattcCATAAGCCTTTCTCTGCAATTACAAAATCTAAACAAACAGCTTTGGAAACTGAGCATTTTCCATTAAGTTTTGGGCCTAATAAGCTGATCTTTTACAAACTCTAGATTAATCAAAATATCAACCACAAACATGAAACTAAAACCCATAAACCCTCTCAATTCAATGCTCCTTCTATGATGCCATGGAATTAAGAAATGTGACCTACATGTATTAGGAGATAAAGGAAGAAGCAGTGTGGCATTGTTGAGCCCCTATCATATTCTAAGCACTCAACAGAACTCATAACACTAATTTCCTTTAGCACCTCCGTGAGGTACATTaatcccatcttacagatgaggaatcaaAAACTCAAAGATGTTAAATAAATTGTCCAAGATTTCATGACTGAGCTAGGATATAAAGCCAGATTGACCTGGCCCAAAGCTAAAAGGTTTCCTTTAAACAGGAATGTGGCATGATAGAAAGGAGTGGAGACTGACAAGGAGGAAGGCAAGGGGAGAAACTATGAGGTTGTAGGGCATTGTGACACCTTCTCTTTCCTGTACCTTTCCTGATAAACTTATATTTCATAAGTTTCccaaacatatatttttcatctgtcccagtctttttttttggtctcttggGGTCCTGCACCAACGCCATCCCAAAGCATcagaagaaggagggaaaagggggaccacaggagggaggggcaagatAAAAGCATCTTTCCTGATTTGGCAGTGTTCTCTGATCATCAGAGGAAGAGAAGATCAGGTCTCTGTACCATCTTTTCTTGTCCTGACGCATCAACTTTCCTTTATACACATTCCCTAAGTCTTTTGCTAACCAACCTGGTCATTTtaggaggacactgaggcaaaGACATCTGAATAAAGTGAGTGTATTCTATTACCTGCTTCATTCCTCTTCAAATGGTCATTttcctcatgttttctttctgtccaaTACATTCATCTTCCTGTTACTCTCTACACCtaataaaacacaaattcctATCAGTAGTCTCCACATCTGATTCATCCTAATCCTCAGACTAATATTGCTTTCTACATCTTTTTGACTCATagctggtttatttatttatttgtactctGCCTGGCCTCCCTACAgagttttaaatcttttattcatAGTCAATTCTTTCTATATTATAGATATCTTTGCTTAATCTTCTTTCATTGAATCTGTTGTCTATATAGCAAATTTATCCTACCCAAATATCATCTATATTATCTACAGAAGTTCTAACCTCTTTGCACATAACCTAACTTCCTTATGTTTTATCTAATCCATGCAGATCTACTCATTCTTCCACAtttgacttttgttttccttacataTTATTCCAATTCTGTCAAATTTTTTGGTAATCCATTTAGATTCTCTACTCCTGATCATTTCCAAACTTCTTTTTACATTATGCCTTTATATGCCATTCCTATGGTCTACAGTTCATCAGTTCTGCCCATATCATacctttctccatttcctcatccacCCATATAACCATTTAGCTTTACTAATAGCAATAATACCTTTACTAATCAGTTACTAAAGCAGAGCCTATAATAGGAACTATTAtcaaaaggagagacagacataTCAGTAAATAATCTATGTCTAGAAATATGGGTGGTTTTGGAGCGTGATAACTAGAAAACTGAAATATGAAAGATAAACAATAATTTCTAAGAGCAAGGATGGATGTTTTTGACAGGAAGAAGAGTATTGCAAATTCCAGAATTAGAGAATATCACATCACacttggaaaaaggaaaataatgggtAATGACTAGATTATTGTAGGacagttaaaatgaaatatatttggaGGATTGAGTATGTATTTTTCCAAACTAGATGTACTTGGGGTCAGTGATATGGTCGTATTTCTACATAAAATCCCACTCTAGAAACAAATGGCGTTTAGATTAATGAGGGCTGAGACTTGAGGAAGAAAGAGCAGGTAATAAGATATTGAAAAAGCTAAATTGAGAAATAACAAGGATCTGATGGGCATAAGAGGCTGGGGTGGGAAGCAGTAGAAATAggacaggagaaaaggagaggcatTAAgacataattaaagaaaaagttgagACAGAACTTAGATTAGTTGTGAGTGAGATGTGGGTTTTGGGATGGGGAGAGTAGGTACAGAAGATGTAGGAGATTTTCAGATCTCTGGCATAGGTCACTGCATGGAAACTAATGTTTTTGACTGTGATAAAGGAATAACAGgcttaggaaatatttttctagacatTTTGTATTTGAGGGACACTTGCGACATCAAGAGAATTATGTCCACTCCTTGCTATATTCCATTAAGGACATAGGCACTTTGGCATAAAGTTCTTCCTGTACATCCACCTGAGTAATAGCAGCAGTAATATAGCTAGTGAAATAATACCTAGGCTTTCATCAGCTTTAATAGGAACAGTAATGAGAGGAACCTCACCAAACTAGtgtcaggaaaagaaagaaagaaagaaggacagtTAGTGTCCCTATGTGAAGATGCCACACAAGCCAAGATTGGAAGGTTAATTAGGGGCTGGCCACTCTTATGCAGATTGCAGCATGAGCAAAGATATAGAGGTGATAAACATGTtgtaaatttttctaatgtttatttatatttgagagagagacagagttgaagaggagcagagagagatgaagacagaatccaaagcaggccccaagctctgagctctcagcacagagcccgacccaggtcTCAAATTGACAagctatgaggtcatgacctgagctgaagtgggacacttcactgagccaccaaggcatcagCCCCTAGATGTGATAATCATGATATATGCCAAGAGCTGCAAGGTATAAAATACAATGTAGTCTGTGACAAGAGATAAGATTTTTTTGGTAATGGAAGTGGCATATCATAAGTACTTACATGCCCTGTTAGGTAGCTTGAACATTACTGTGTAGGCATTGGGATACTATGAAGGAATTTTAAGTAGGGAAGTGAAATGGTCATATTTGAGCTTCAGGAAAAGATAACAGGCAGTGAGACCAATTAGGAGTCCACATGTGAGAGGATGACTTTTTGCATGCAGAACATCAAATATGAGGAGAGAGATTAAAGGGTAGGTGGGAAGATCTGAGGCCGagagagttaaatgcttaacaaATAGTGTATCAGGCAGGTATTGAGGAAAAAGGATCAAGGGTAAGGGTATGAATAACAATTGTTACTTTAAGGTTCCCTCTTATGAAGCTGGTAATGGTACCATGGTAGGCATAGCAGTTTAAATTTTCAAGAACAAGAAGATGAAGATATGTCCCCACCACTAGATTATAAGCAACTTAAAGATTTAATAAGTCTCTTATTTGCCTTTATGTACCAAAACTTTTAGACTTATTGAAGTAaaggatgtgttaactaactttattATGGTAAACACTTTACAATATATACCTGTATCAAATTGTCACAcagtataccttaaacttacacaatattatatgtcattGATCTCTCAATAAAGCTAGAAGAATCATTAGCAGGTTGAAGTTTGATACATGAAGTTTAATAGTGTTCTCAGAAGAACAAGCCTCAGactaaaaagtaaggaaaatccTGAATAATCTCTGTACGCCCTTCCAATCTATGACTATGTAGAGACATTAGGGTGACAGTAACCCCATGTGactatgtgtgcttctgttccacATCAAATCCAAAAGAGGCTTGAAATTTTGAAAGggcaagttttatttttgataccaagAGAAATAAGGAGAGTACTCTACTAAATGTATGCTTTTTTATTGGTGTTGTTACtggcaaaataattaaataaagagGGAATTAGACAGAGGTGGCTCTCGTGCCTTGGTTGCCTACTTACTAAGCAAACCAAAACTTAAGCTAGAGTCAATTATAAATGCGTTCACatccaggaaaacaaaatttaagagcAATCACAAACAGCCAATGAAACTTTCCCGAATAGGGCAACCACTTAAACTATAGCCAATCATATAATGCCCTTGCCTTGCTTCTGAGTCTGCTCTATAAAAGCATTTCCATTAGCTTCTGTCAACAGAGCATACTTTACTGCTTTCCATTTAGGGCTGCCCAATTTAAACCAAtgttgctcaaataaactctcaAAACTTTCAATATGCCtcagtttaatttttaactaGGTGTTCTACTCTCATTCCAAGAGAGCATAAGTTTCAGAACTGATGGGATTCTCAGTTCTTCTACCATCCAGAATACACTTTCTAATGTAATTTTTAGGTGGGTCCCAAGTCCTCCTCTTAAGTACAGGTTATGTAGAACTTTCATTCCATAGATACTGTGACCTTCTTGGTTCTACTTGGTTCCTTCTTGGAGTTGCTTCTGTAGCTGAGCCCCAAAGACCCTCTCCTCTGGATATGAAACCAGGATGTATCTTAAAtccctcctttctgtttcctgaaTATTTTGAAGTGCTGAGGTCCTGACttccttttttccatcttttactATCTGTGTGACCTGGAACAAGTTACTTATGCCTCGGTTTTCTTAGACGTTAAGTGGCATTAAAATTGTACTAACTCACAGCGTTCTTCTGaagagtaaatgaattaatatctgcaaatatttttaaatagtgccCATACTATCAATGTACAGCCAATACTCAATTGTGTTATATGTTACTAGTGTTATTCCTCCATTGTGTAACTTATTTCCTCAAAACAGAGTCACAATCTAGCTCGCAAACTCTCACTTTAGGGCAGCTTAGACTCTCTTACTATTATATTTGGTTTTGATCTATAATCTTCAGTAACCAACTAGTGTCACTTTTACAAGTGTTTATCAATATGTTTTTCTCCAAGGGCCAGAACAAACTTTTATGCTATTCGTAGTATGaagcagtttatttttgtttagttttgtcttAGTTCATTTCCAGATTACAGAAGAAAATGATGTCCTCCGTTCAGTGACGAATCACATGCATACATACTCTTTCAATATAAACCCACCAAGAGAAAGCCTGGGTTCTTGCTGCTGCTTCCTGAAGTCCCTCTGTTCTCTATCCTGAAGACCAGTGGTCAAGACTGACATCATGGAGCAGAGGAATCAGAGCGGGAGGGTAAGTGAGTTTGTGTTGCTGGGCTTCCCAGCTCCTGCGCCACTGAGGGCACTTTTATTTGCCCTTTCTCTGCTGGCCTATGTGTTGGTGCTGACTGAAAACACACTCATCATTATGGCAATTAGAAACCACCCCACCCTTCACAAGCCCATGTACTTCTTTCTGGCTAATATGTCCTTCTTGGAGATATGGTATGTTACTGTCACTATTCCCAAGATGTTAGCTGGGTTTGCTGGGTCCAAACAGAGCCAGGGACAGCTAATCTCCTTTGAGGGATGCATGACACAGCTCTACTTTTTCCTGGGATTGGGCTGCACTGAATGTGTCCTTCTTGCCGTTATGGCCTAtgatcgctatgtggccatctgccatCCTCTCCACTATGCTGTCATTGTCAGTGGTCAACTGTGTGTGCAGCTGGCAGCTGGTTCCTGGGCTGGAGGTTTTGGTATCTCCATGGTCaaagtttttctcatttctcgCCTCTCCTACTGTGGACCCAACATCATCAACCACTTTTTCTGTGATGTCTCCCCGTTGCTCAATCTTTCATGTACTGACATGTCAACAGCAGAGCTTACAGACTTTGTTCTGGCCATTTTTATCCTGCTGGGGCCACTCTCTGTCACTGGGGCCTCCTACATGGCCATCACTGGTGCTCTGGTACGCATTCCCTCAGCTGCTGGGCGCCATAAAGCTTTTTCCACCTGTGCCTCTCACCTCACTGTCGTGATCATCTTCTATGCAGCCAGTATCTTCATCTATGCACGGCCAAAGGCACTTTCAGCTTTTGACACCAACAAGCTGGTTTCTGTACTCTATGCTGTCATTGTACCTTTGCTCAACCCCATCATTTACTGCTTGCGCAATCAAGAGGTCAAGAGAGCCCTACGGCATACATTACACCTATACCAAGGCCAGGATGCTAAGCACAGGAAAGCAAGCAGAGATGGATAGAAAATGCTCTTAAATTGGTATTTGTATCTTCTATGAAGACCAGAGTTCTTCTGTCCTATATTAGGGACTAGTGCTCAAAAGCACTGCCATGGAACTAATCCAGAAGGAATAAGAGGGATGGATTGCAAGCTGGCAGCTGGATTTCTGCAGAATAGCACTAAAAATACATGTTAGAATGTTCCATGTTACCTGCTCTATTGCAAATTACATAGAACAGGTTCATGAATTATGCATCCTGATGAGGTAAGAAGGATTGCCTCTGAGCAGAAGACTGACTGCACTTCAatatttaaataagcaaacaaacgcAGAACTAATATCTCCCTAAATGGCCTTTCATGGGTTTGCTCTTTGTCTTACTTCTGTGGCTGAAAGTgtagaaaaggaaagcagaaaaaggAAGCCATTCAAGGAAACACAGGCTTCGTTATGGAAATATGGAATTCACTTCTGGTGAATCTCTTCTAGCTGCAATCCAATGACTATATCTTATGAGGTAGCAGAGGTCCAGGTGATTATTCTAGCATGAACAAGGCAAGTAGCTAGGAAACTGAGAAGTTTTGTGTTGGCAACATGTCACCTCCTGGACTCAGGTATTTCTagcttcatttcctcatttacaTAGGTCAGTGCACACACCAAGCTAGTGACTGAGCACAGTTGTTGACtcaatcttttgtttttctaatttattataagCTTATATTTATACATTAGGTGGAATGCTATGTAGATCTTAAAATAGAATGAGCTACATAGAGCTAATGACAGAGAAGTATTCTTAgtataataaatcaaaatattaggTTATGTAACAACATCAAAAGTATTAGACttacaaatggaaaaggaagatgtgatatagatttacacatacacacacacacacacacacacacacacacatacacatgcacactgaaatattactcagccttaaaaaaagatgtgtcatttgcaacaatatggataaacCTAGAGGGCATTaccctaagtgaaataaatcagatgaagtaagacaaataccatattgtttcattcatgtggaatgtggaatctaa is part of the Suricata suricatta isolate VVHF042 chromosome 11, meerkat_22Aug2017_6uvM2_HiC, whole genome shotgun sequence genome and encodes:
- the LOC115272111 gene encoding olfactory receptor 226, whose product is MEQRNQSGRVSEFVLLGFPAPAPLRALLFALSLLAYVLVLTENTLIIMAIRNHPTLHKPMYFFLANMSFLEIWYVTVTIPKMLAGFAGSKQSQGQLISFEGCMTQLYFFLGLGCTECVLLAVMAYDRYVAICHPLHYAVIVSGQLCVQLAAGSWAGGFGISMVKVFLISRLSYCGPNIINHFFCDVSPLLNLSCTDMSTAELTDFVLAIFILLGPLSVTGASYMAITGALVRIPSAAGRHKAFSTCASHLTVVIIFYAASIFIYARPKALSAFDTNKLVSVLYAVIVPLLNPIIYCLRNQEVKRALRHTLHLYQGQDAKHRKASRDG